A DNA window from Actinokineospora baliensis contains the following coding sequences:
- a CDS encoding tyrosine-type recombinase/integrase: protein MILAKVFQRCKEEWDPPCTKARCGHDWTVRYREPGGRTGRQREQSFPRAKEARAFESRIENQKNEGLYLDPKRGAVSVAWWADQWLKNINVSEGTFSNYSGFVRNWVVPAIGDRTLAGLRMEHVQTVPTAMRESGLAASTILDRFDILYKMLNAAIRAERIRNNPCEGVSLPTAVAAAVNQDDIPILEEVEAIHEAMVDYYKLTVRLMSGGGLRVSEALAFNRGCPRGDFMRISQQISSKANREDCKTRLVPLKHRTEKEYRDVPLVPLLRQDIDWHLDEFGTDLLISGNKEVEVFFAPRQRGKGTMPTATTYGYHWVKALKACGLVTLSGKHKYTPHDLRHFFASVALANNLPILELSRWLGHKSFKTTADIYGHMMADAVDRFLLVMQAALTVRRPALVAA from the coding sequence ATGATATTGGCGAAGGTGTTTCAACGTTGCAAGGAGGAGTGGGATCCTCCCTGCACTAAGGCTCGGTGCGGTCACGACTGGACCGTTCGGTACCGCGAGCCAGGAGGGCGTACGGGGCGCCAGCGGGAGCAGTCCTTCCCGCGCGCCAAGGAGGCTCGCGCCTTTGAGTCCAGGATCGAGAACCAGAAGAACGAGGGCCTCTACCTCGATCCGAAGCGAGGCGCTGTAAGCGTCGCGTGGTGGGCGGATCAGTGGCTGAAGAACATCAATGTTAGCGAAGGGACGTTCTCCAACTACAGCGGATTCGTTCGCAACTGGGTAGTTCCAGCCATCGGTGATCGCACCTTGGCGGGACTCCGAATGGAGCACGTACAGACGGTCCCCACGGCGATGCGGGAATCGGGCTTGGCCGCTTCGACCATCCTTGACCGGTTTGACATTCTTTACAAGATGCTGAACGCAGCGATCCGTGCCGAGCGGATTCGGAACAATCCGTGCGAAGGGGTCAGCCTTCCTACGGCCGTCGCGGCTGCCGTCAACCAGGATGATATTCCAATTCTGGAAGAGGTGGAGGCCATCCATGAAGCCATGGTCGACTATTACAAGCTGACGGTTCGTCTCATGAGCGGCGGCGGTCTGCGAGTGAGTGAGGCTCTGGCGTTCAACAGGGGCTGTCCGCGTGGTGACTTCATGCGAATCTCACAGCAGATCAGCTCGAAGGCCAACCGGGAAGACTGCAAGACCCGGTTGGTTCCTCTGAAGCACAGAACGGAGAAGGAGTACCGTGACGTCCCCCTCGTCCCGCTTCTGAGGCAGGACATCGACTGGCACCTGGACGAGTTCGGGACCGACCTGTTGATCAGCGGCAACAAGGAGGTGGAGGTCTTCTTCGCGCCGCGGCAGCGCGGCAAGGGGACCATGCCCACCGCCACCACCTACGGGTACCACTGGGTGAAGGCGCTGAAGGCGTGCGGGCTCGTGACACTGTCGGGCAAGCACAAGTACACCCCGCATGATCTACGTCACTTCTTCGCGTCGGTGGCGTTGGCCAACAATCTGCCCATCTTGGAGCTGTCGCGGTGGCTCGGGCACAAGTCGTTCAAGACGACGGCGGACATCTACGGCCACATGATGGCCGACGCCGTGGACAGGTTCCTCCTGGTCATGCAGGCTGCGCTCACGGTCAGACGGCCAGCCTTGGTGGCCGCGTAG
- a CDS encoding ATP-grasp domain-containing protein: MKDFLDGVAGPSSITDRHFVRHVERAVAELGAGITWHSGHWIGEISRGAARGLIIGYSFPLNNVASAKAADDKVATTVLLAAAKVPCVEHRLVRPGWTGSAPVNWDRELPVVVKPNVESGGRGVLLAATRSELDSAIRELSGRYRAIAWSPFLTVADEYRTVFLDGELLLAFRKVRTGATEWRHNLHLGATPEVCVDPAVLDRLTQVGGDAMTALGLRFATVDVVVVDGEHLVMEVNSGVSLERFSRHSREYAALAGDVYAKAVAASVN, from the coding sequence GTGAAGGATTTTCTCGACGGGGTCGCGGGGCCGAGCAGTATCACCGATCGGCATTTCGTCCGGCACGTGGAGCGGGCGGTCGCGGAGTTGGGTGCGGGGATCACCTGGCACAGCGGGCACTGGATCGGCGAGATCAGCAGGGGCGCGGCGCGGGGGTTGATCATCGGGTACTCGTTCCCGCTGAACAACGTCGCCTCGGCGAAGGCCGCTGACGACAAGGTCGCGACGACGGTGTTGTTGGCGGCGGCGAAGGTGCCCTGCGTCGAGCACCGGCTGGTGCGTCCGGGGTGGACCGGGTCGGCGCCGGTCAACTGGGACCGGGAGTTGCCGGTGGTGGTCAAGCCGAACGTGGAGTCCGGGGGTCGGGGGGTGCTGCTGGCGGCCACGCGGTCCGAATTGGACTCGGCGATCAGGGAGCTCAGCGGCCGGTACCGGGCCATCGCGTGGTCGCCGTTCCTGACCGTCGCCGACGAGTACCGCACGGTGTTCCTCGACGGCGAACTGCTGCTGGCGTTCCGCAAGGTCCGCACCGGGGCGACCGAGTGGCGGCACAACCTGCACCTCGGCGCGACCCCCGAGGTGTGCGTCGACCCGGCCGTGCTCGACCGGCTGACCCAGGTCGGCGGCGACGCGATGACCGCGCTGGGGCTGCGGTTCGCGACCGTGGACGTCGTCGTGGTCGACGGGGAGCACCTGGTGATGGAGGTCAACAGCGGGGTGTCGCTCGAGCGGTTCAGCAGGCACAGCCGCGAGTACGCCGCCCTCGCCGGGGACGTCTACGCGAAGGCCGTCGCGGCCAGCGTCAACTAG
- a CDS encoding 4a-hydroxytetrahydrobiopterin dehydratase — MAELLSDQEIGKTLGTLPRWRLNEGGLVRVAELADFAAAMAVVNRVADLAEAADHHPDIDIRWNKVTFRCTTHSANGITAKDAALATQIEAVLA, encoded by the coding sequence ATGGCTGAACTGCTGAGCGACCAGGAAATCGGCAAGACCCTTGGCACCCTCCCCCGCTGGCGCCTCAACGAGGGCGGCCTGGTCCGCGTCGCCGAACTCGCCGACTTCGCCGCGGCGATGGCGGTGGTCAACCGGGTCGCCGACCTCGCCGAGGCCGCCGACCACCACCCGGACATCGACATCAGGTGGAACAAGGTGACCTTCCGCTGCACCACCCACTCGGCGAACGGCATCACCGCCAAGGACGCCGCACTGGCGACGCAGATAGAAGCCGTTCTCGCCTAA
- a CDS encoding ABC transporter permease, translating to MAHGRPGLTGALAAAAVPLGFLAVFFLWPVAAIVQLGLGDGLGAVLLAPSTWKIVGFTLGQAAAATAVAVITGMPVAFLIARTSLRGNAFIRAAVMVPFVLPTVVVGLAFRSLFGEGGPVAIILANAFFNVAVVARTVAALWSHVDRRAEDAARSLGASRLRTFTSVTLPVLRPAISSAAAVVFLFCATSFGVVLLLGGGEYATLETEIYLRTVQLFDLTGAAALSLLQITSVVAVLVIGAVLRRRSTTLRLRGRADTTRRPAGGEWGIVAAAYLVVLALFVPIASLVAKSFESGLDGYRALGGTGFRGSLQVTGWEAVLNSLRAATDATLLALVLGGISCVALVTLGRTRARPSLVEGIDTALMLPLGVSAVTVGFGYLITLHLLPGDLRTSPLLVPLAQALVVTPLVIRTLLPVLRAIDTRLRQAAATLGAAPLRVWREVDLPLAARSFVAATAFAFAVALGEFGATSFLARPESATLPVVIGRLVARPGELNNQMAYACCTLLMLVTVAIVIVVDRLRVGSVGEF from the coding sequence GTGGCGCACGGTCGTCCGGGGTTAACCGGAGCTCTCGCCGCCGCTGCAGTGCCGCTGGGTTTCCTGGCGGTGTTCTTCCTCTGGCCGGTGGCGGCGATCGTCCAGCTCGGCCTCGGTGACGGGCTCGGCGCAGTTCTCCTCGCGCCGAGCACCTGGAAGATCGTCGGCTTCACCTTGGGGCAAGCTGCTGCGGCGACGGCGGTAGCGGTGATCACCGGCATGCCGGTGGCCTTCCTGATCGCTCGGACTTCTCTGCGCGGCAACGCCTTCATTCGAGCGGCCGTGATGGTGCCCTTCGTGCTGCCGACCGTCGTCGTTGGGCTGGCGTTCCGGTCCCTGTTCGGCGAGGGCGGCCCGGTCGCGATCATCCTGGCCAACGCGTTCTTCAACGTCGCGGTGGTGGCCAGGACGGTCGCCGCTCTGTGGTCGCATGTGGACAGACGGGCCGAAGACGCCGCCCGGTCGCTCGGGGCGTCCCGGCTGCGGACCTTCACCTCGGTCACCCTGCCCGTGCTGCGACCGGCGATCTCCTCCGCCGCTGCCGTGGTGTTCCTGTTCTGCGCCACCAGTTTTGGCGTGGTCCTGCTCCTCGGTGGCGGCGAGTACGCGACGTTGGAGACCGAGATCTACCTGCGCACCGTGCAGCTGTTCGACCTCACCGGCGCGGCGGCGCTGTCGCTGCTGCAGATCACCTCGGTCGTCGCGGTGTTAGTCATAGGAGCCGTCCTGCGCCGCCGGTCGACCACCCTGCGGCTGCGCGGCCGCGCGGACACCACCCGCCGACCCGCCGGTGGTGAGTGGGGCATCGTTGCCGCCGCCTACCTCGTCGTGCTCGCCCTGTTCGTCCCGATCGCATCGCTGGTCGCGAAATCGTTCGAATCGGGACTCGACGGCTACCGGGCGCTCGGCGGGACCGGTTTCCGCGGATCGCTGCAGGTCACCGGCTGGGAAGCGGTGCTCAACTCGCTGCGCGCGGCAACGGATGCCACCCTGCTCGCCCTGGTGCTCGGTGGCATCTCCTGCGTCGCACTGGTCACCCTCGGGCGGACCAGAGCCCGCCCGAGCCTCGTCGAGGGCATCGACACCGCGTTGATGCTCCCGCTCGGCGTCTCCGCGGTCACCGTCGGCTTCGGGTACCTGATCACCTTGCACCTGCTCCCCGGTGACCTGCGCACCTCGCCCCTACTGGTCCCCCTGGCGCAGGCGCTGGTGGTGACGCCGCTGGTCATCCGCACTCTGCTGCCGGTGCTGCGCGCCATCGACACCCGCCTGCGCCAGGCCGCCGCCACCCTCGGTGCCGCCCCGCTGCGGGTGTGGCGGGAGGTCGACCTCCCGCTGGCCGCCCGCTCGTTCGTCGCCGCCACCGCGTTCGCCTTCGCGGTCGCCCTTGGCGAGTTCGGCGCGACCAGCTTCCTCGCTCGACCCGAATCAGCCACCCTGCCGGTCGTCATCGGCAGGCTCGTCGCCCGCCCCGGCGAGCTCAACAACCAGATGGCCTACGCGTGTTGCACCCTGTTGATGCTGGTCACGGTAGCGATCGTGATCGTCGTCGACCGGTTGCGCGTCGGCTCGGTAGGGGAGTTCTGA
- a CDS encoding ABC transporter ATP-binding protein produces MLQITDLTVHYGRQRAVDAVDLRIADGEVLALLGPSGCGKSTLLRAVAGLEPADGAISWDDVDLSGVPVHRRGFGLVFQDGQLFPHRTVAGNVVFGLRMAGVARPERDRRVEELLDLVGLAGFGARRVTELSGGEQQRVALARALAPRPRLLLLDEPLSALDRSLREQLAIDLSRLLRDSKTTALVVTHDHDEAFTLADRVAVMREGRVVQSGLPDQVWRHPVDEDTARFLGCSTFVDAPAKDGVVQTRFGSLALDVPDGTTHLGLRPSALRVGGGPVAGLVQAVVHRRDHVRVTVRTGEQEVDAVAGIATAPSPGEQIHLELDPDGIAVIG; encoded by the coding sequence ATGCTCCAGATCACCGACCTGACCGTGCACTACGGCCGCCAGCGAGCGGTGGACGCGGTGGACCTGCGGATCGCCGACGGGGAGGTGCTCGCCCTGCTGGGTCCGTCCGGCTGCGGCAAGTCGACCCTGCTGCGCGCGGTCGCTGGCCTGGAACCCGCGGACGGCGCGATCTCCTGGGACGACGTGGACCTCAGTGGCGTCCCAGTGCACCGACGCGGGTTCGGCCTGGTCTTCCAAGACGGCCAACTGTTCCCGCACCGCACAGTGGCGGGCAACGTCGTCTTCGGCCTACGCATGGCAGGCGTCGCCCGCCCCGAACGCGACCGCCGCGTAGAGGAGCTCCTGGACCTGGTTGGCCTCGCTGGCTTTGGAGCAAGAAGGGTCACGGAGCTCTCTGGCGGTGAACAGCAGCGGGTCGCCCTAGCGAGAGCTCTTGCTCCAAGACCCCGCCTGCTGCTTCTTGACGAGCCACTGTCTGCCTTGGACAGATCCCTACGCGAGCAGCTGGCCATAGACCTGTCTCGGCTCCTAAGAGACTCCAAGACCACTGCCTTGGTCGTCACCCACGACCACGACGAGGCATTCACCTTGGCTGACCGGGTAGCCGTCATGCGAGAGGGCAGGGTCGTTCAGTCCGGTCTCCCAGATCAGGTCTGGCGTCACCCAGTGGACGAAGACACCGCAAGGTTCCTGGGTTGCAGCACCTTCGTAGACGCCCCCGCGAAGGACGGCGTTGTCCAAACGCGATTCGGTTCTCTCGCGCTTGATGTGCCCGACGGGACCACGCACCTCGGTCTTAGGCCGTCCGCGCTAAGAGTCGGCGGCGGCCCTGTCGCAGGTCTGGTGCAGGCCGTCGTTCACAGGCGCGACCACGTGCGCGTCACAGTGCGGACGGGGGAGCAAGAGGTCGACGCGGTGGCTGGTATCGCCACCGCGCCATCCCCCGGAGAACAGATCCACCTGGAGCTCGACCCAGACGGCATCGCCGTCATCGGGTAG
- a CDS encoding peptidoglycan-binding protein, with product MPVSQNGWPVDPPRSSRLVPGTNVRVTVANGPAGDVLLHVLSQFDRRVEDLDLASTRGELDDWGYASRPIRGGTATSNHSSATAVDANATRHPLGVRGTFNAAQVAEIHRILNEVEHVVRWGGDYVGRPDEMHFEINASYEHVARVAARLAGGSSPSPSPAPNGRPTLRRGSNGADVALVQRYLGVRPADGIFGPATEAAVRTYQARQLLSVDGVVGPSTWARIQSGLGSAVPAGGGTPAPAPPRPSRPTIRRGSTGEDVETLQRWLGLPTDGAFGPATEAKVRRYQAMKGLSADGVVGPKTWAAMGL from the coding sequence ATGCCAGTCAGCCAGAACGGTTGGCCTGTAGACCCCCCGCGCTCCAGCCGGCTCGTTCCGGGAACCAACGTCCGAGTCACCGTCGCCAACGGCCCAGCAGGCGACGTGCTTCTCCACGTCCTCTCGCAGTTCGACCGGCGGGTCGAAGACCTCGACCTGGCCTCAACCCGAGGAGAACTGGACGACTGGGGCTACGCGAGCCGCCCGATCCGCGGCGGCACCGCGACATCCAATCACTCCAGCGCTACCGCCGTAGACGCAAACGCGACAAGGCATCCCCTTGGCGTGCGCGGAACGTTCAATGCCGCACAGGTAGCCGAAATCCACCGCATTCTCAACGAAGTCGAACACGTGGTCCGCTGGGGCGGAGACTACGTCGGGCGGCCAGACGAGATGCACTTCGAGATCAACGCCTCGTACGAGCACGTCGCTCGCGTGGCTGCCCGACTGGCAGGTGGTTCCTCCCCCTCCCCCTCACCCGCTCCCAACGGCCGCCCCACACTCCGGCGGGGAAGCAACGGCGCAGACGTCGCCTTGGTCCAGCGCTATCTCGGCGTCCGACCCGCAGACGGCATCTTCGGCCCTGCGACCGAGGCCGCTGTCCGGACCTACCAGGCCCGTCAGCTCCTCAGCGTGGACGGCGTCGTCGGCCCAAGCACCTGGGCACGTATCCAGTCCGGCCTTGGGTCTGCTGTACCTGCTGGGGGCGGGACTCCTGCACCTGCGCCGCCGCGCCCGAGCCGTCCGACGATCCGAAGGGGATCGACGGGCGAAGACGTAGAGACGCTGCAGCGGTGGCTTGGACTGCCCACCGATGGCGCCTTCGGCCCCGCGACCGAAGCGAAGGTCCGCCGGTATCAAGCCATGAAGGGCCTGAGCGCGGACGGCGTCGTTGGCCCGAAGACCTGGGCCGCAATGGGCCTGTAG
- a CDS encoding thiamine ABC transporter substrate-binding protein, whose protein sequence is MRRLSLLLVVAATLTASCTSSTQSNGERTVVLVTHDSFTVEQSVLDRFRADTGIKVDVRKSGDAGALTTQLVLTKAAPIGDVAFGVDNTFASRALAEGVFAEYRPADADKGPQKFAVDGLNRLTAVDVGDVCVNVDLATLAGRELATPTSFEDLADARYKDMLVIEDPATSSPGLAFLMATVAHYGAKDWPNYWKRLKDNGVKVVAGWEEAYTQEFSGSSGKGPRPLVVSYASSPSAEVGTDGKPRTAAVLDTCFRQVEYAGVLAGAKNQDDARKVVDFLISETFQKLVAESMYVYPVRDGIALPEAWQKASPRPESPASLPAEDIQANRERWIEQWRTVVRG, encoded by the coding sequence ATGCGCCGTCTCAGTCTCCTGCTGGTGGTCGCCGCGACCCTGACCGCGAGTTGCACCAGCAGCACCCAGAGCAACGGCGAGCGCACCGTCGTCCTGGTGACCCACGACTCGTTCACCGTCGAGCAGTCCGTGCTCGACCGCTTCCGCGCCGACACCGGGATCAAGGTCGACGTCCGCAAGAGCGGCGACGCCGGGGCGTTGACGACGCAGTTGGTGCTGACGAAGGCGGCGCCGATCGGGGATGTGGCCTTCGGGGTGGACAACACGTTCGCGTCGCGGGCGCTGGCGGAGGGCGTGTTCGCCGAGTACCGGCCCGCGGACGCCGACAAGGGGCCGCAGAAGTTCGCGGTCGACGGCCTGAACCGGCTCACCGCGGTCGACGTCGGCGATGTCTGCGTCAACGTCGACCTCGCCACGCTCGCGGGCCGCGAGTTGGCCACGCCGACCAGCTTCGAAGACCTGGCCGACGCGCGCTACAAGGACATGCTGGTCATCGAGGACCCGGCGACCAGTTCACCCGGGCTCGCCTTCCTCATGGCGACGGTCGCGCACTACGGCGCCAAGGACTGGCCCAACTACTGGAAGCGCCTCAAGGACAACGGCGTGAAGGTCGTCGCCGGTTGGGAAGAGGCGTACACCCAGGAGTTCTCCGGCTCTTCGGGTAAGGGGCCGCGTCCGCTGGTCGTCTCCTACGCGTCTTCCCCGTCCGCGGAGGTCGGGACCGACGGCAAGCCGAGGACCGCGGCCGTGCTGGACACCTGCTTCCGGCAGGTCGAGTACGCCGGTGTGCTCGCCGGTGCGAAGAACCAGGACGACGCGCGCAAGGTCGTCGACTTCTTGATCTCCGAGACCTTCCAGAAGCTGGTCGCCGAGTCGATGTACGTCTACCCGGTGCGCGACGGCATCGCGCTGCCTGAGGCGTGGCAGAAGGCGTCGCCGCGGCCGGAGAGCCCGGCGTCGTTGCCCGCCGAGGACATCCAGGCCAACCGGGAGCGGTGGATCGAGCAGTGGCGCACGGTCGTCCGGGGTTAA
- a CDS encoding Clp protease N-terminal domain-containing protein has translation MNAPRLDDLIAAIEHRTDDPLGRLTEAVVLGRHLDEVADHLIGHFVDRARRSGASWTTIGDSIGVTKQAAQKRFVPTEPATGEDDIRIFARYTDGARQVVVRSQEQARAAHLPEIQPGHLLLALLQDDAVAALIPDADQVSTTTRTTLGTGTAPTEDAIPFSAAAKKALELGHREALRLGGDKIWPEHLLLGVLTIAPDHGVTREQVEEALRARGE, from the coding sequence ATGAACGCACCTCGACTCGACGACCTGATCGCCGCCATCGAACACCGGACCGACGACCCGCTCGGCAGGCTCACCGAAGCCGTTGTCCTCGGCCGCCACCTCGACGAGGTGGCCGACCACCTGATCGGCCACTTCGTCGACCGCGCCCGCCGCTCCGGCGCCTCGTGGACCACCATCGGCGACAGCATCGGCGTGACCAAGCAGGCCGCGCAGAAGCGGTTCGTGCCAACCGAACCCGCGACCGGCGAGGACGACATCCGCATCTTCGCCCGCTACACCGACGGCGCCCGCCAGGTCGTGGTCCGCTCCCAGGAGCAGGCCCGCGCCGCGCACCTGCCCGAGATCCAGCCCGGCCACCTGCTGCTGGCCCTCCTGCAGGACGACGCCGTGGCCGCCCTGATCCCCGACGCCGACCAGGTCTCGACCACCACCAGGACCACCCTCGGCACCGGCACCGCCCCCACCGAGGACGCCATCCCCTTCTCCGCCGCCGCCAAGAAGGCCCTGGAACTGGGCCACCGCGAAGCCCTTCGCCTGGGCGGCGACAAGATCTGGCCGGAACACCTCCTCCTCGGCGTCCTCACCATCGCCCCGGACCACGGCGTCACCCGGGAGCAGGTGGAGGAAGCCCTGCGCGCCAGGGGTGAGTGA
- a CDS encoding alkaline phosphatase PhoX: MERRNFLRVAVVGGAAAAFGGASWGTAFAATAQPGPSPYGALLAADANGIHLPVGFASRVIARTGQKVAGTDYFWHPAPDGGACFADGAGWIYVSNSEVPLVGGVGAVRFDASGAITGAYRTLSGTNVNCAGGATPWGTWLSCEEIDYGRVFETDPWGVRAAVARPALGKFKHEACAADADHGYIYLTEDTTDGCFYRFRPTTWGDLSSGVLEVMTGANDLVDGPVGWARVPDPDGFPITTRKQVPTAKRFNGGEGCHYAAGTCWFTTKGDNRVWSYRPATSTIALTYDDSLVTGTPPLTGVDNITRSATGDLYIAEDGGDMEINIITPAGVVAPFLRIAGQSSSEITGPAFSPDGRRLYFSSQRGTAGNVFGGITYEVTGPFRS, from the coding sequence ATGGAGCGTCGCAACTTCCTTCGGGTGGCCGTCGTCGGTGGTGCCGCCGCCGCGTTCGGCGGCGCGTCCTGGGGGACCGCCTTCGCGGCGACCGCCCAACCCGGTCCCAGTCCCTACGGCGCGCTTCTGGCGGCCGACGCCAACGGCATCCACCTGCCGGTCGGCTTCGCCAGCCGGGTGATCGCCCGCACCGGCCAGAAGGTCGCGGGCACCGACTACTTCTGGCACCCTGCCCCCGACGGCGGCGCCTGCTTCGCCGACGGTGCGGGCTGGATCTACGTGTCCAACAGCGAGGTTCCGCTGGTCGGCGGGGTCGGCGCGGTCCGGTTCGACGCGTCGGGCGCGATCACCGGTGCCTACCGGACCCTGTCGGGAACCAACGTCAACTGCGCGGGCGGCGCGACCCCGTGGGGGACCTGGCTGTCCTGCGAGGAGATCGACTACGGCCGCGTCTTCGAGACCGACCCGTGGGGTGTGCGCGCTGCGGTCGCTCGCCCCGCGCTGGGCAAGTTCAAGCACGAGGCCTGCGCCGCCGACGCCGACCACGGCTACATCTACCTGACCGAGGACACCACGGACGGGTGCTTCTACCGGTTCCGCCCGACTACCTGGGGTGACCTCTCCAGCGGCGTGCTCGAGGTCATGACCGGCGCGAACGACCTGGTGGACGGTCCGGTCGGCTGGGCAAGGGTCCCGGACCCGGACGGCTTCCCGATCACGACCCGCAAGCAGGTCCCCACCGCCAAGCGCTTCAACGGCGGCGAGGGCTGCCACTACGCGGCGGGCACCTGCTGGTTCACCACAAAGGGCGACAACCGCGTCTGGTCCTACCGCCCCGCCACCTCCACCATCGCGCTGACCTACGACGACTCCCTGGTCACCGGCACCCCGCCCCTGACAGGTGTCGACAACATCACCCGGTCGGCCACCGGCGACCTCTACATCGCCGAGGACGGCGGCGACATGGAGATCAACATCATCACGCCAGCCGGTGTGGTGGCGCCGTTCCTGCGGATCGCGGGCCAGTCCTCGTCGGAAATCACCGGCCCCGCCTTTAGCCCGGATGGCCGCAGGCTCTACTTCTCCTCCCAACGCGGCACCGCCGGAAATGTCTTCGGCGGCATCACCTACGAGGTGACCGGCCCCTTCCGGAGTTGA
- a CDS encoding ABC transporter permease: MSTLVVRRAPITRVLRSELRMVLRRPRTLIGLGLLALVPVLMGVGIAIATANGEEGGTEGLAALVVGNGMLLPIFALSIAMAMLLPLTGAMLAADALAGESAHGTLRGMLMAPVGRGRLLAVKAFGVASVTLLAVLLMALTGILSGVILLGGDGMLTASGTSLPFMDALGRVLITVLYVTLQVWALAAVALAVSAFTEHPLIVVVVTLGVVIVSGVLSAIPALDGVDPVLVTTSWDAVSEVVRDPIEWGPLIEGSLRGLCYLVIGGSIAYSRMLTRDG, translated from the coding sequence ATGAGCACGCTGGTGGTGCGCCGGGCACCGATCACACGGGTGCTGCGCTCGGAACTGCGGATGGTGCTGCGCAGGCCGCGCACGCTGATCGGGCTCGGCCTGCTGGCACTGGTGCCGGTGCTGATGGGTGTCGGGATCGCGATCGCGACCGCCAACGGCGAGGAGGGCGGCACCGAGGGACTGGCGGCGCTGGTCGTCGGCAACGGGATGCTGCTGCCGATCTTCGCGCTGTCCATCGCGATGGCGATGCTGCTGCCGCTGACCGGCGCGATGCTGGCCGCGGACGCGCTGGCGGGGGAATCGGCGCACGGGACGCTGCGCGGCATGCTGATGGCCCCGGTGGGGCGCGGGCGGCTGCTCGCGGTCAAGGCGTTCGGGGTGGCCTCGGTGACCCTGCTCGCCGTGCTGCTGATGGCGCTGACCGGCATCCTCAGCGGGGTCATCCTGCTCGGCGGCGACGGCATGCTGACCGCGTCGGGTACTTCGCTGCCGTTCATGGACGCGCTGGGCCGGGTGCTGATCACGGTCCTGTACGTGACGCTGCAGGTGTGGGCGCTGGCCGCGGTCGCGCTGGCGGTGTCGGCGTTCACCGAGCACCCGCTGATCGTGGTCGTGGTGACGCTGGGCGTGGTGATCGTGTCGGGGGTGCTCTCGGCGATCCCGGCGCTGGACGGGGTGGACCCGGTGCTGGTGACGACGAGCTGGGACGCGGTGTCGGAGGTCGTCCGGGACCCGATCGAGTGGGGCCCGCTCATCGAGGGCAGCCTGCGGGGCCTGTGCTACCTGGTGATCGGCGGGTCGATCGCCTACAGCCGGATGCTCACGCGGGACGGGTGA
- a CDS encoding helix-turn-helix domain-containing protein, with protein sequence MNVEEVADYLGIASKTVYQNWRTWGVPAVRIGGGDSGPLRFRREDIERVLLRWSIESDATAA encoded by the coding sequence ATGAACGTTGAAGAGGTAGCTGACTACCTCGGGATCGCGTCGAAGACCGTCTACCAGAACTGGCGTACCTGGGGTGTCCCGGCCGTGCGGATAGGCGGCGGCGATAGCGGCCCGCTGCGGTTCCGCCGAGAGGACATCGAGCGGGTTCTGCTCCGGTGGTCGATCGAGAGCGATGCGACCGCGGCCTGA